From one Brachypodium distachyon strain Bd21 chromosome 4, Brachypodium_distachyon_v3.0, whole genome shotgun sequence genomic stretch:
- the LOC100837505 gene encoding uncharacterized protein LOC100837505, protein MTDLDLNQPINWDGVEEYKGEVEDLSYDLEWDTDEEREGEDAAAGRSSPRIELAGHRNEVLGVAGRGSPPLELAGRRNGVLGVAGRGSPPLELAGRGDGLGLTGHANGVDDVAGRGSPRLEHAGHGDGRLEHAGRGGDHQAEQHLGEPHSGRGNEIHGARLELNGSRSFSPGSSSGTLERAGRTRLGLTASRGHGVPAIEVLVHAEEVHASEYGHADEQRTGDHGDADDHGHADEEHTHHDGHADEEHAHHDGHADEEHAHHDGHADEEHAHHDGHADEEHAHHQQQHLHFGTMVNQRRKYSNEERQTLYAAMLCRTSLHVLNKGVTHAVSLEFDVPRRTVQRIWTDGQHGGVERVNNKKLKNCGRKRIAFDADAIKEIPPSKRTTLKDLANELHMAKTTLFRRLKEGRFRRHTNAIKPTITEENKKARVRYALSMLDPQSLPYEPKFLDMYNTIYIDEKWFYRTKRTQKFYLANEEDPLRTTQSKHFIEKVMFLAAVARPRFDAEKNITFDGKIGIFPFVTEKPAERSSVNRPKGTMETKVLPTVTKEVSRDYLVNKVLPAIKEKWPEEDRGRPIIIQQDNAKTHILVHDPEFVAAATSDGFDIRLTCQPPNSPDTNILDLGLFAALVSLFQKSSPRSLKDIVTKVIQAWDEYPVVRSNRVFLAHQTCMREIMRLKGEHK, encoded by the exons ATGACTGACTTGGATCTTAACCAACCGATCAACTGGGATGGGGTAGAAGAGTATAAGGGTGAAGTTGAGGATTtgagttatgatttggagtgGGATACTGATGAAGAACGAGAAGGagaggacgccgccgccggccgcagTAGCCCACGGATCGAGCTCGCCGGACACAGGAATGAAGTTCtcggcgtcgccggccgcggcagcCCACCGCTCGaactcgccggccgccggaatGGAGTTCtcggcgtcgccggccgcggcagcCCACCGCTCGAGCTTGCCGGACGCGGCGACGGACTAGGACTCACCGGCCATGCGAATGGAGTGGACGacgtcgccggccgcggcagcCCACGGCTGGAGCACGCTGGGCACGGCGACGGACGACTCGAGCATGCTGGACGCGGTGGCGATCATCAAGCGGAGCAGCACCTCGGCGAGCCTCATTCTGGACGCGGCAACGAAATTCATGGCGCACGGCTCGAGCTCAACGGCAGCAGAAGCTTCTCGCCTGGCTCAAGCTCGGGCACGCTGGAACGCGCTGGACGCACCCGGCTGGGACTCACTGCTAGTCGCGGACACGGTGTACCAGCCATTGAAGTCCTGGTACACGCCGAAGAGGTGCACGCGAGCGAATACGGCCACGCCGACGAGCAGCGCACCGGAGATCACGGCGACGCCGATGACCATGGCCATGCAGACGAGGAGCACACCCACCATGATGGCCATGCAGACGAGGAGCACGCCCATCACGATGGCCATGCAGACGAGGAGCACGCCCATCACGATGGCCATGCAGACGAGGAGCACGCCCATCACGATGGCCATGCAGACGAGGAGCACGCCcatcaccagcagcagcatctcc ATTTCGGCACAATGGTCAATCAAAGGAGAAAGTACAGCAATGAAGAGAGACAAACACTTTATGCGGCAATGCTTTGTAGAACATCTCTCCATGTTTTGAATAAAGGTGTTACTCATGCTGTTTCTCTTGAATTTGATGTACCTAGACGGACTGTGCAGAGGATCTGGACTGATGGACAACATGGTGGTGTTGAAAGAGTCAATAACAAGAAGCTGAAGAATTGTGGTCGCAAAAGAATTGCATTCGATGCCGATGCCATCAAAGAGATCCCGCCATCTAAGAGAACTACCCTCAAGGATCTGGCCAATGAATTGCATATGGCGAAGACCACTTTGTTTAGGCGGCTGAAGGAGGGCAGATTTAGGCGGCACACTAATGCGATCAAGCCGACTATCAccgaagaaaacaagaaagcTAGGGTTCGGTATGCACTGTCCATGTTAGACCCACAGAGCTTACCTTATGAGCCTAAATTTCTGGACATGTACAACACCatttatattgatgagaaaTGGTTCTATCGCACAAAGAGAACCCAGAAATTTTACTTGGCAAATGAGGAGGATCCATTGAGAACCACACAGAGCAAGCACTTCATCGAGAAGGTTATGTTTCTTGCAGCCGTTGCTAGACCAAGATTTGATGCAGAAAAAAACATTACATTCGATGGGAAGATTGGCATCTTTCCATTTGTGACCGAGAAGCCGGCTGAAAGGAGTAGTGTGAATCGACCGAAAGGTACTATGGAAACTAAGGTGTTGCCGACGGTCACCAAGGAGGTTAGTCGTGATTACCTGGTGAACAAAGTATTGCCAGCTATCAAGGAGAAGTGGCCCGAAGAAGATCGTGGTAGGCCAATCATCATTCAACAAGATAATGCAAAAACTCACATTTTAGTCCATGATCCAGAGTTTGTAGCAGCAGCCACCTCCGATGGGTTTGACATTCGGCTTACATGTCAGCCACCCAACTCTCCTGATACCAACATTCTAGACTTGGGTTTATTTGCTGCACTTGTGTCTTTGTTCCAAAAGTCATCTCCAAGATCTCTCAAGGACATAGTCACAAAGGTAATTCAAGCTTGGGATGAATATCCGGTTGTCAGGAGCAACCGTGTCTTTTTAGCCCATCAAACATGCATGCGAGAGATCATGAGGTTGAAAGGAGAACACAAGTAG
- the LOC100843708 gene encoding uncharacterized protein LOC100843708 isoform X2 gives MELKQLWKQRGEWEIRVLVMSSLSLQIFLLFAGGLRKRKANWWLRIPLWLAYLLADYIAIYSLGHLSQNQKLCNGSLDNEMHLLVFWAPFLILHLGGQDTVTAFAVEDNELWLRHFLSLMSQVGLAVYVYWKSSPGIRLIRPAIIMFVAGVLKYGERTLALKAASMGSLRSSMLTLPDPGPNYAKFVEECQSRRDAGLDATIVIVPERPPDDDVHVEDKPEDYGSLVYNAHRLFQTFRRLFVDLMLSFQDRVDSLSFFRKLEMDQAFKVVEIELVLMYECLHSKALVIHGWPGRSVRLFTLAAPVVSLVLFTRVVDDMQGYKRVDIIISYVLLAGAIFLEIYAILLIIISPWMYADLRASEKLQPAAKIVFWLIESFQPEKKPRWSNKMSQYNLFSYCLKDESRWYKRCMERLEWKWNFRVKTMWDSWRYTKSIAVSCQLKGLIFEQLKSKANSTKDPKSYRKLGEHRGQWALQRKGLYQELGWSVDCEFDESILLWHIATDLCFYAQYPTDKDDHLATMSREISDYMMFVMVMRPFMMTASIGQIRFGDTCAETKNFFRRDNDIEDEKGCEIKLTDVDTSIAEPRDVKGDRSKSVLFQACKLAKQLKELEGVTQEKRWRIISSVWVEMLCYASGKCSGSSHARQLSQGGELLTVVWLLMAHFGVGDQYRVESGHARAKLIIDI, from the coding sequence ATGGAGCTGAAGCAGCTATGGAAGCAACGTGGGGAGTGGGAGATCCGTGTGCTAGTCATGTCTAGCCTATCACTGCAGATCTTCCTTCTCTTCGCGGGAGGCCTACGCAAGCGCAAAGCTAACTGGTGGCTGCGCATACCACTGTGGCTCGCCTACTTGCTCGCCGACTATATTGCCATCTACTCGCTCGGCCACCTGTCCCAGAACCAGAAGCTTTGTAATGGCTCCCTCGACAATGAGATGCACCTCCTTGTCTTCTGGGCCCCGTTCCTCATTCTCCACCTTGGCGGTCAGGACACTGTCACTGCCTTTGCTGTCGAGGACAACGAGCTGTGGCTGCGTCACTTTCTGAGCCTCATGTCACAGGTTGGTCTTGCTGTCTATGTCTACTGGAAGTCAAGCCCGGGGATCAGGCTCATTAGACCAGCAATAATAATGTTTGTGGCTGGGGTCTTGAAGTATGGTGAGCGCACTTTGGCACTCAAGGCAGCGAGCATGGGCAGCTTGCGCAGTTCCATGCTCACGCTTCCTGACCCTGGACCCAACTATGCCAAATTTGTGGAGGAGTGCCAGTCAAGGAGAGATGCCGGGCTGGATGCCACGATTGTCATCGTGCCAGAGCGGCCTCCAGATGATGATGTCCATGTAGAAGATAAGCCGGAGGATTATGGCAGTCTTGTGTATAATGCACATAGGCTCTTCCAAACCTTTCGCCGTCTCTTTGTCGATCTCATGCTCAGCTTCCAGGACCGTGTTGACAGCCTATCCTTCTTTCGGAAGCTGGAGATGGACCAAGCGTTCAAGGTTGTGGAAATTGAGCTGGTACTTATGTACGAATGCCTCCACTCCAAGGCCTTGGTGATCCATGGTTGGCCTGGTCGCAGCGTGCGCTTGTTCACCCTGGCCGCTCCGGTCGTGTCACTTGTGCTCTTTACACGTGTGGTAGACGATATGCAAGGATATAAGCGGGTTGACATTATCATCTCCTACGTGCTTTTGGCTGGTGCTATCTTCTTGGAGATATATGCGATCCTGTTGATCATCATTTCCCCATGGATGTATGCGGATCTCCGAGCCAGTGAGAAGCTACAACCAGCAGCGAAGATTGTGTTCTGGTTGATCGAGTCCTTCCAGCCAGAGAAGAAGCCGAGGTGGTCCAATAAAATGTCACAGTATAACCTGTTCAGCTACTGTCTGAAAGACGAGTCTCGCTGGTACAAAAGGTGCATGGAAAGGCTGGAATGGAAATGGAACTTCCGTGTGAAGACGATGTGGGACAGCTGGCGGTACACAAAGAGTATTGCTGTGTCATGCCAACTCAAAGGTCTCATCTTCGAGCAGCTTAAGAGCAAGGCAAACAGCACCAAGGACCCCAAGAGTTACCGGAAGCTTGGGGAGCACCGTGGCCAGTGGGCGCTCCAACGCAAGGGCTTATATCAAGAGCTGGGGTGGAGTGTCGACTGTGAGTTTGACGAGAGCATCCTTCTCTGGCACATAGCCACGGACCTCTGCTTCTACGCCCAATACCCTACCGACAAAGATGATCATTTGGCTACAATGAGCAGGGAAATATCAGATTATATGATGTTCGTAATGGTAATGCGGCCTTTCATGATGACAGCGAGCATCGGGCAGATCCGCTTTGGCGACACCTGTGCAGAAACTAAGAATTTTTTCCGGCGAGACAATGACATCGAAGACGAGAAAGGCTGCGAAATCAAGCTCACAGATGTGGACACGTCGATTGCTGAGCCACGAGATGTGAAGGGGGACAGAAGTAAATCGGTGCTCTTCCAGGCCTGCAAGCTCGCCAAGCAGCTCAAGGAGTTGGAGGGCGTGACGCAAGAGAAGAGGTGGCGGATCATCTCTAGCGTGTGGGTGGAGATGCTGTGCTACGCGTCTGGCAAGTGCAGCGGCAGCTCCCATGCAAGGCAGCTAAGCCAGGGAGGCGAGCTGCTCACTGTGGTGTGGCTGCTCATGGCGCACTTCGGTGTGGGTGACCAGTACAGGGTGGAATCTGGCCATGCCAGGGCCAAGCTCATCATTGATATCTAA
- the LOC100843708 gene encoding uncharacterized protein LOC100843708 isoform X1, translating into MLSVVGDVPVNSEAPAVTSSISQDLPASLSEVLIRVGPVALEGSIKGQDRSSSDMELKQLWKQRGEWEIRVLVMSSLSLQIFLLFAGGLRKRKANWWLRIPLWLAYLLADYIAIYSLGHLSQNQKLCNGSLDNEMHLLVFWAPFLILHLGGQDTVTAFAVEDNELWLRHFLSLMSQVGLAVYVYWKSSPGIRLIRPAIIMFVAGVLKYGERTLALKAASMGSLRSSMLTLPDPGPNYAKFVEECQSRRDAGLDATIVIVPERPPDDDVHVEDKPEDYGSLVYNAHRLFQTFRRLFVDLMLSFQDRVDSLSFFRKLEMDQAFKVVEIELVLMYECLHSKALVIHGWPGRSVRLFTLAAPVVSLVLFTRVVDDMQGYKRVDIIISYVLLAGAIFLEIYAILLIIISPWMYADLRASEKLQPAAKIVFWLIESFQPEKKPRWSNKMSQYNLFSYCLKDESRWYKRCMERLEWKWNFRVKTMWDSWRYTKSIAVSCQLKGLIFEQLKSKANSTKDPKSYRKLGEHRGQWALQRKGLYQELGWSVDCEFDESILLWHIATDLCFYAQYPTDKDDHLATMSREISDYMMFVMVMRPFMMTASIGQIRFGDTCAETKNFFRRDNDIEDEKGCEIKLTDVDTSIAEPRDVKGDRSKSVLFQACKLAKQLKELEGVTQEKRWRIISSVWVEMLCYASGKCSGSSHARQLSQGGELLTVVWLLMAHFGVGDQYRVESGHARAKLIIDI; encoded by the exons ATgctttcagtggtaggtgatGTACCCGTTAACAGCGAGGCGCCTGCGGTGACTTcatcaatctctcaagatctgccggccagtctttcggaggtgctcataagGGTAGG GCCAGTAGCACTTGAAGGCAGCATCAAGGGTCAGGACAGGAGTTCATCAGATATGGAGCTGAAGCAGCTATGGAAGCAACGTGGGGAGTGGGAGATCCGTGTGCTAGTCATGTCTAGCCTATCACTGCAGATCTTCCTTCTCTTCGCGGGAGGCCTACGCAAGCGCAAAGCTAACTGGTGGCTGCGCATACCACTGTGGCTCGCCTACTTGCTCGCCGACTATATTGCCATCTACTCGCTCGGCCACCTGTCCCAGAACCAGAAGCTTTGTAATGGCTCCCTCGACAATGAGATGCACCTCCTTGTCTTCTGGGCCCCGTTCCTCATTCTCCACCTTGGCGGTCAGGACACTGTCACTGCCTTTGCTGTCGAGGACAACGAGCTGTGGCTGCGTCACTTTCTGAGCCTCATGTCACAGGTTGGTCTTGCTGTCTATGTCTACTGGAAGTCAAGCCCGGGGATCAGGCTCATTAGACCAGCAATAATAATGTTTGTGGCTGGGGTCTTGAAGTATGGTGAGCGCACTTTGGCACTCAAGGCAGCGAGCATGGGCAGCTTGCGCAGTTCCATGCTCACGCTTCCTGACCCTGGACCCAACTATGCCAAATTTGTGGAGGAGTGCCAGTCAAGGAGAGATGCCGGGCTGGATGCCACGATTGTCATCGTGCCAGAGCGGCCTCCAGATGATGATGTCCATGTAGAAGATAAGCCGGAGGATTATGGCAGTCTTGTGTATAATGCACATAGGCTCTTCCAAACCTTTCGCCGTCTCTTTGTCGATCTCATGCTCAGCTTCCAGGACCGTGTTGACAGCCTATCCTTCTTTCGGAAGCTGGAGATGGACCAAGCGTTCAAGGTTGTGGAAATTGAGCTGGTACTTATGTACGAATGCCTCCACTCCAAGGCCTTGGTGATCCATGGTTGGCCTGGTCGCAGCGTGCGCTTGTTCACCCTGGCCGCTCCGGTCGTGTCACTTGTGCTCTTTACACGTGTGGTAGACGATATGCAAGGATATAAGCGGGTTGACATTATCATCTCCTACGTGCTTTTGGCTGGTGCTATCTTCTTGGAGATATATGCGATCCTGTTGATCATCATTTCCCCATGGATGTATGCGGATCTCCGAGCCAGTGAGAAGCTACAACCAGCAGCGAAGATTGTGTTCTGGTTGATCGAGTCCTTCCAGCCAGAGAAGAAGCCGAGGTGGTCCAATAAAATGTCACAGTATAACCTGTTCAGCTACTGTCTGAAAGACGAGTCTCGCTGGTACAAAAGGTGCATGGAAAGGCTGGAATGGAAATGGAACTTCCGTGTGAAGACGATGTGGGACAGCTGGCGGTACACAAAGAGTATTGCTGTGTCATGCCAACTCAAAGGTCTCATCTTCGAGCAGCTTAAGAGCAAGGCAAACAGCACCAAGGACCCCAAGAGTTACCGGAAGCTTGGGGAGCACCGTGGCCAGTGGGCGCTCCAACGCAAGGGCTTATATCAAGAGCTGGGGTGGAGTGTCGACTGTGAGTTTGACGAGAGCATCCTTCTCTGGCACATAGCCACGGACCTCTGCTTCTACGCCCAATACCCTACCGACAAAGATGATCATTTGGCTACAATGAGCAGGGAAATATCAGATTATATGATGTTCGTAATGGTAATGCGGCCTTTCATGATGACAGCGAGCATCGGGCAGATCCGCTTTGGCGACACCTGTGCAGAAACTAAGAATTTTTTCCGGCGAGACAATGACATCGAAGACGAGAAAGGCTGCGAAATCAAGCTCACAGATGTGGACACGTCGATTGCTGAGCCACGAGATGTGAAGGGGGACAGAAGTAAATCGGTGCTCTTCCAGGCCTGCAAGCTCGCCAAGCAGCTCAAGGAGTTGGAGGGCGTGACGCAAGAGAAGAGGTGGCGGATCATCTCTAGCGTGTGGGTGGAGATGCTGTGCTACGCGTCTGGCAAGTGCAGCGGCAGCTCCCATGCAAGGCAGCTAAGCCAGGGAGGCGAGCTGCTCACTGTGGTGTGGCTGCTCATGGCGCACTTCGGTGTGGGTGACCAGTACAGGGTGGAATCTGGCCATGCCAGGGCCAAGCTCATCATTGATATCTAA